In Altererythrobacter rubellus, the following are encoded in one genomic region:
- the ybeY gene encoding rRNA maturation RNase YbeY, which yields MELDTDIDGWPSGDWEALAASAAQACGDNAPELANVRLSASLLFTSDEEVRTLNREWRGRDKPTNVLSFPMLTREELLDLAPDGPPVMLGDLALAYETCAREAGAKSIPLDHHAAHLIVHGLLHLAGYDHEISEEDADNMEALEIPILAKLGIADPYMDRD from the coding sequence GTGGAACTAGACACCGACATTGATGGTTGGCCTTCGGGCGATTGGGAGGCGTTGGCCGCGAGCGCTGCGCAGGCTTGTGGAGACAACGCGCCCGAGCTTGCCAATGTGCGCCTGAGCGCAAGCCTGCTGTTCACCTCGGACGAAGAGGTTCGCACGCTCAACCGCGAGTGGCGGGGTCGTGACAAACCCACCAATGTTTTAAGCTTTCCCATGCTGACCCGCGAAGAATTGCTCGATCTGGCGCCTGACGGCCCGCCTGTCATGCTGGGGGATCTGGCACTTGCGTATGAGACTTGCGCTCGCGAAGCAGGGGCGAAATCGATACCGCTGGACCATCACGCCGCGCATTTGATCGTCCACGGATTGCTGCATCTTGCGGGCTACGACCACGAGATTAGTGAAGAAGATGCGGACAATATGGAGGCTTTGGAGATCCCGATACTTGCAAAACTTGGTATCGCAGACCCATATATGGATCGTGACTGA
- a CDS encoding hemolysin family protein — protein sequence MTTLKNLLKIGNGDRSLRAQLEDAIDEHEDGNCDAAPSEDAGGDLSPVERQMMRNLLHFSEHDADDVAVPRSEIIAVEASISWDELVAAFSEHGHSRMPVYREKLDDVIGMIHIKDVFAFLANGKPPPADWTTLMRQPLYVPQVRGALDVLADMRARRVHLAVVLDEFSGTDGLITIEDLVEEIVGDIEDEHDDAPEALIVPIGDGMWDCDARAELDDVAEIVDPRLAEVAESVDTLGGLTFVLAEQVPPVGAVVEHSSGWRIEVIDGDETHVTRLRLHAPKDAETTTKA from the coding sequence ATGACCACTCTCAAGAACTTGCTAAAGATCGGCAATGGCGATCGCAGCCTTCGCGCGCAGCTCGAAGATGCGATTGATGAGCATGAAGACGGCAATTGTGATGCCGCTCCATCCGAAGATGCTGGTGGCGATCTGTCGCCGGTTGAACGGCAGATGATGCGCAATCTACTGCACTTCAGCGAACACGATGCCGATGACGTGGCGGTGCCGCGTAGCGAAATCATCGCTGTGGAAGCGTCGATCAGCTGGGATGAGCTGGTCGCCGCATTTAGCGAGCATGGCCATTCGCGCATGCCGGTTTACCGTGAAAAGCTGGATGATGTGATCGGAATGATCCACATCAAGGACGTCTTTGCTTTCCTTGCAAATGGCAAGCCGCCGCCGGCGGATTGGACCACGCTGATGCGGCAACCACTCTATGTGCCGCAGGTGCGCGGCGCATTGGATGTATTGGCCGACATGCGCGCACGGCGCGTTCATCTGGCAGTTGTCCTCGATGAATTCTCGGGAACAGATGGCCTCATTACGATTGAAGATCTGGTCGAAGAAATTGTCGGTGACATTGAAGACGAGCATGACGATGCGCCAGAAGCGCTGATCGTGCCGATTGGTGACGGCATGTGGGATTGTGATGCGCGTGCCGAGTTGGATGATGTCGCTGAAATCGTGGACCCGCGCTTGGCAGAAGTTGCTGAATCGGTTGATACCTTGGGCGGCCTGACGTTCGTTCTGGCCGAACAGGTTCCGCCGGTTGGCGCAGTGGTTGAACATTCCAGTGGGTGGCGCATCGAAGTGATAGACGGCGATGAAACCCACGTCACGCGGCTGCGTTTGCACGCGCCAAAGGATGCGGAAACAACAACAAAAGCCTAA
- a CDS encoding LysR family transcriptional regulator, with the protein MPARRLPPLRALEAFMRTVRLGSARAAAEEIGLSPSALSRRITNLEEFVGKKLFTRARQSMQLTDEGQAFYEAVNPHMEALARAVESQSDNISLLRLRLGVLPLFGSQRLFPRLGELRKRHPLLHIDIDTGPHLEGRVGDTLDAAIILSQGPEQGLHAVRLDHNMVHAICSKEMAGTLGDEVDIDKLGKQTFLIHNELPFSFEAWKRALGLENLEPAAIDHYDSGQLMLEAAAQGLGIAIMHDDHLRRAADNRLTDLYGAEVESPYSYWFVCKPTALEERPVRLFHDWLVSAGL; encoded by the coding sequence ATGCCAGCTCGTCGCCTACCCCCACTCCGCGCTCTTGAAGCGTTCATGCGAACAGTCCGCCTGGGCTCTGCTCGTGCCGCCGCTGAAGAGATCGGCCTGAGCCCTTCGGCGTTGTCGCGTCGGATCACCAATCTTGAGGAATTCGTCGGCAAGAAGCTGTTCACCCGGGCGCGCCAATCGATGCAGCTTACCGACGAAGGTCAGGCGTTCTACGAAGCGGTGAACCCGCACATGGAAGCGCTCGCTCGTGCGGTGGAAAGCCAATCGGACAATATCTCCTTGCTGCGATTGCGGTTGGGCGTGCTGCCACTGTTTGGTAGTCAGCGATTGTTTCCACGGCTGGGCGAGCTGCGTAAGCGGCACCCCTTGCTGCATATCGACATCGACACCGGGCCGCATCTGGAGGGCCGTGTTGGCGATACTCTCGATGCAGCCATCATCCTGTCCCAGGGGCCAGAGCAAGGCCTTCATGCGGTGCGGCTCGATCACAACATGGTGCACGCGATCTGCAGCAAGGAAATGGCGGGCACGCTGGGGGACGAGGTTGATATCGACAAGCTCGGCAAGCAAACCTTCCTAATCCACAACGAGCTGCCATTTAGTTTTGAAGCATGGAAGCGGGCACTTGGTTTGGAGAATCTGGAGCCTGCAGCGATCGACCATTACGACTCTGGCCAGTTGATGCTGGAAGCAGCGGCGCAGGGTCTTGGCATAGCAATCATGCATGATGACCATTTGCGCCGTGCGGCCGACAATCGCCTTACTGACCTATATGGGGCGGAAGTTGAAAGCCCGTACAGCTATTGGTTTGTGTGCAAGCCGACCGCGCTGGAAGAACGGCCTGTCCGCCTGTTCCACGATTGGCTGGTCAGTGCGGGGCTTTAA
- a CDS encoding lysophospholipid acyltransferase family protein, which yields MASASRAKTDAELRAAAARGEPTPISPMGWVRLGRRVFLLFLALLLLVPVHYLYRALAYGSPFPMYFLRFAAWVAGARVKVIGTPLRRDVFFISNHLSWLDILALAGASGTAFVAKAELNEVPIVGWLSRLNRTVFVRRENRMGVAEQINSLREVLSDNWSVTVFPEGTVTDGQSLLPFKTSMLRVLEPPPPGVLVQPVMLFYGEIAEWVGWVGDETGLNNFKRVMARKGTFPLELHFLEPFSPEDHHGRKAIAATARNEIESALVNALGKPLREFEFSVDPVRYQAPEKIFPIE from the coding sequence ATGGCGTCCGCATCGCGCGCGAAGACTGACGCCGAGTTACGGGCAGCCGCGGCGCGCGGTGAGCCAACTCCAATATCGCCAATGGGCTGGGTGCGTCTGGGCAGGCGGGTATTCCTGCTGTTCCTGGCATTGCTGCTGCTCGTACCAGTGCATTACCTGTATCGAGCGCTCGCCTATGGCTCGCCTTTTCCGATGTACTTCCTGCGCTTCGCCGCATGGGTCGCCGGGGCGCGAGTCAAAGTGATCGGCACACCCTTGCGCCGCGATGTGTTCTTCATATCGAACCATCTATCATGGCTTGATATCCTGGCGCTGGCTGGCGCGAGCGGCACCGCATTTGTCGCCAAGGCAGAACTCAACGAGGTGCCAATCGTCGGATGGCTGTCGAGGCTCAACCGCACGGTTTTCGTTAGGCGTGAGAACCGCATGGGCGTAGCCGAGCAAATCAACTCATTGCGTGAAGTGCTTTCGGACAATTGGTCCGTCACGGTATTTCCCGAAGGCACTGTAACCGATGGCCAGTCTCTGCTGCCGTTCAAGACTAGCATGTTGCGCGTGCTCGAGCCGCCGCCGCCAGGAGTGCTCGTTCAACCGGTCATGCTATTCTACGGCGAGATTGCAGAATGGGTTGGCTGGGTCGGTGATGAGACCGGGCTTAACAATTTCAAACGCGTCATGGCGCGCAAGGGCACATTCCCGCTTGAGCTGCATTTTCTGGAGCCGTTCAGCCCGGAAGATCATCATGGACGCAAGGCGATTGCCGCAACGGCTCGAAACGAAATCGAGTCCGCACTGGTCAATGCGCTCGGCAAACCTTTGCGCGAATTCGAGTTTTCGGTTGATCCGGTGCGTTATCAAGCGCCGGAAAAGATTTTCCCGATCGAATAG
- a CDS encoding Fur family transcriptional regulator, producing the protein MSQKIDLEQLCADKGLRITEQRRVIARVLSDSEDHPDVELLHQRASSIDPKISIATVYRTVRLFEEAGILDRHDFGDGRARYEAAPEAHHDHLIDVETGKVVEFVDPELEALQKVIAEKLGYRLVDHRMELYGVRIARED; encoded by the coding sequence TTGTCGCAGAAAATCGATCTTGAGCAGCTTTGCGCCGACAAGGGGCTGCGTATCACAGAGCAGCGCCGCGTGATCGCGCGCGTGCTGTCGGATAGCGAAGATCACCCTGACGTCGAGCTTCTGCATCAACGTGCTTCTTCTATCGATCCGAAGATTTCGATCGCCACCGTTTATCGCACAGTCCGCCTGTTCGAAGAGGCGGGAATCCTGGACAGGCATGACTTTGGCGATGGCCGCGCGCGCTATGAAGCCGCGCCGGAAGCTCACCATGACCATCTGATCGACGTCGAGACGGGCAAGGTCGTCGAATTTGTCGATCCTGAACTGGAAGCCTTGCAAAAAGTTATAGCAGAGAAGCTCGGCTATCGCTTGGTCGACCATCGAATGGAACTGTATGGCGTCCGCATCGCGCGCGAAGACTGA
- a CDS encoding MucR family transcriptional regulator: MDMTEVDMKETLITLTSDIVAAHVSNNNVDVESVPSLISNVYSALSTLGGVAGVKEERPEPAVTVRASVKKDHIVCLDCGKRMKMLKRHLSTEHGMTPDEYRARWELGPEYPLVAPNYAETRRKLAKEIGLGRMPGQKRGRRKKTT, from the coding sequence ATGGATATGACCGAAGTAGACATGAAAGAAACGCTGATCACGCTAACTTCGGATATTGTCGCTGCACATGTCAGCAACAATAATGTCGATGTCGAAAGCGTACCATCGCTGATCAGCAATGTGTATTCAGCTCTCTCGACGCTTGGTGGGGTGGCCGGCGTAAAGGAAGAGCGCCCAGAGCCTGCTGTTACCGTCCGGGCTTCAGTGAAGAAGGATCACATCGTTTGCCTGGATTGCGGCAAGCGCATGAAAATGCTCAAGCGTCACTTGTCGACAGAGCATGGCATGACGCCTGACGAATACCGCGCCCGGTGGGAGCTCGGACCCGAATATCCTCTGGTCGCGCCGAACTACGCAGAAACGCGCCGCAAATTGGCCAAGGAAATCGGCCTTGGCCGCATGCCCGGCCAGAAGCGCGGTCGCCGTAAAAAGACCACCTAA
- a CDS encoding GNAT family N-acetyltransferase yields MNKISQVDQIMAVMETAFDPQWGEAWNRRQVEDALLLPNTFAILNTSDSQDETATGFLITRHAPGEEELLLIAVDPNYRRQGTAKKMLSQLKVDARTRGASHIFLEMRENNPAKVLYLRAGFEPIGRRRAYYLLSDGNRMDAITYGLSI; encoded by the coding sequence ATGAACAAGATCAGCCAAGTCGATCAGATCATGGCGGTTATGGAGACCGCCTTTGACCCGCAATGGGGCGAAGCATGGAACAGGCGCCAAGTCGAAGATGCGCTTCTTCTTCCCAATACTTTTGCCATTCTCAATACTAGCGACAGCCAAGATGAAACAGCAACCGGCTTTCTTATAACGCGCCACGCTCCGGGGGAAGAAGAGCTTCTGCTGATCGCGGTCGATCCAAATTATCGAAGACAGGGTACAGCAAAGAAAATGCTATCGCAATTGAAGGTTGACGCACGCACTCGCGGGGCATCACATATTTTTCTTGAGATGCGCGAGAACAACCCAGCCAAAGTATTATACCTTCGGGCAGGCTTTGAACCCATCGGCAGACGCAGGGCATACTACTTGCTTTCAGACGGAAATCGTATGGATGCCATTACTTATGGATTATCTATTTGA
- the tsaB gene encoding tRNA (adenosine(37)-N6)-threonylcarbamoyltransferase complex dimerization subunit type 1 TsaB has translation MRTPKRTLAIETATEACSVAVFEGDQLLAGQHVVLGRGHAERLVPMIQALPDNGKADRILVSLGPGSFTGVRIGIAAARALGFAWDADVQGYPTLTLLAAMAQSERPDAPLMVCMNGGHGEWFVQNYSHGSNPESEVQSLTPDEAVAVCNYQVIAGNRAQEMADQLGGQSVALNILPDARKTYLLREAHLTTNLAPIYGRGPDAKLPTG, from the coding sequence ATGCGGACGCCCAAACGAACACTCGCAATCGAAACAGCAACTGAGGCCTGCTCGGTCGCCGTGTTCGAGGGAGACCAATTGCTGGCGGGCCAACATGTTGTATTGGGCCGCGGCCATGCCGAACGGCTCGTGCCGATGATCCAAGCGCTGCCCGACAATGGCAAAGCGGACCGTATCCTGGTCTCGCTTGGCCCGGGTAGCTTTACCGGCGTCAGGATCGGGATCGCGGCAGCGCGCGCATTGGGCTTTGCATGGGATGCTGATGTGCAAGGTTATCCAACACTCACGCTGCTCGCAGCAATGGCTCAGAGCGAGCGACCGGATGCGCCGCTTATGGTCTGCATGAATGGCGGGCATGGCGAATGGTTCGTTCAGAACTATTCGCATGGCAGCAATCCTGAAAGCGAAGTGCAGTCACTTACGCCGGATGAAGCTGTCGCTGTCTGCAACTACCAAGTCATTGCAGGAAATCGGGCGCAGGAAATGGCTGATCAATTGGGAGGTCAGAGCGTGGCACTCAATATACTGCCCGATGCCCGCAAGACCTACCTGCTCCGCGAAGCCCACCTAACGACCAACCTTGCGCCGATCTATGGCCGCGGGCCTGATGCGAAGTTGCCAACCGGATGA
- a CDS encoding malonic semialdehyde reductase, with protein MTKQFHGTVLSVDALDQLFNEARTYNDWLDKPVTDAQLHAIWDLLKMAPTSANMQPVRIVWVKSDEQKQALANCAMEGNKAKILAAPVTAVIGYDIDFHEELPWLFPHSDAKSWFEGDEEGRKEGAFRNSTLQGAYLMLAARAVGLDCGPMSGFDADAVNAAFFADEPRHRVNFICSVGYGDPESIFDRSPRPDFDTFNTIV; from the coding sequence ATGACCAAGCAATTTCACGGAACCGTGTTGTCTGTCGACGCGCTCGATCAACTGTTCAACGAAGCGCGCACCTATAATGACTGGCTCGACAAGCCGGTGACTGACGCGCAATTGCATGCGATCTGGGACCTGCTGAAAATGGCGCCAACATCGGCGAACATGCAGCCTGTGCGGATTGTCTGGGTCAAATCTGACGAACAAAAACAGGCGCTTGCAAACTGCGCCATGGAAGGCAACAAGGCAAAGATCCTTGCCGCGCCAGTGACTGCCGTGATCGGTTACGATATCGATTTCCATGAAGAGCTGCCCTGGTTGTTTCCGCATAGCGACGCGAAAAGCTGGTTCGAAGGCGACGAAGAAGGCCGCAAGGAAGGCGCGTTCCGCAATTCCACGCTTCAGGGCGCCTATCTGATGCTGGCGGCACGCGCGGTCGGGCTCGATTGTGGGCCTATGTCGGGCTTCGATGCAGACGCAGTCAACGCCGCATTCTTCGCCGATGAACCGCGCCACCGCGTCAATTTCATCTGCTCTGTGGGCTACGGCGATCCGGAAAGCATCTTTGATCGCAGCCCAAGGCCGGATTTTGACACGTTCAACACAATCGTCTGA
- a CDS encoding NifU family protein, with protein MFIETETTPNPSSLKFLPGRQVMSAGTHEFATPEAAEASPLAQAIFDTGEVTNVFFGADFISVTSAPGVSWSDLKPQVVAILLDHFVSEAPLFAGGDASGISIPADEADTLVVEDDPANADVVAQINELLETRVRPAVAGDGGDIAYRGFKDGVVYLTLQGACSGCPSSTATLKHGIEGLLKHYVPEVLEVRAA; from the coding sequence ATGTTCATTGAAACCGAAACGACACCCAACCCATCCAGCCTCAAATTCCTGCCTGGCCGGCAGGTTATGAGCGCAGGAACGCACGAATTTGCGACACCCGAGGCCGCCGAAGCGAGCCCCTTGGCGCAGGCCATCTTCGACACCGGCGAAGTCACCAATGTCTTTTTTGGAGCAGACTTCATCAGCGTCACATCAGCGCCCGGCGTCAGTTGGAGCGATTTGAAGCCGCAAGTGGTCGCGATCCTGCTCGACCATTTCGTTTCAGAAGCGCCGCTGTTTGCTGGCGGTGACGCATCGGGGATATCAATCCCCGCAGACGAAGCAGACACACTGGTTGTCGAAGATGATCCGGCCAATGCGGACGTCGTGGCTCAGATCAACGAATTGCTGGAAACGCGAGTGCGCCCTGCGGTTGCCGGTGACGGCGGCGATATCGCCTATCGCGGTTTCAAGGACGGCGTGGTCTACCTAACCCTGCAAGGGGCATGCTCGGGATGCCCTTCCAGCACAGCGACGCTCAAGCACGGCATCGAAGGCCTGTTAAAGCATTATGTTCCCGAGGTGCTGGAAGTGCGCGCAGCCTAA
- a CDS encoding M16 family metallopeptidase — protein MKSIAGAFGAIILLSTPVVFASELLAQDIAAKQQSAPDPQFLQAEDETPWLYEGSNVPVDREWQFGEIDNGLRYAVRNNGVPPGQVSIRVRIDAGSLHEEDSEQGFAHLLEHMLFRESKYLGEGEAIPRWQRLGATLGHDTNASTSPTATVYNINLPAFTPANLEESFKLLSGMIREPVLSDANVAAEVPIVLAEMREQGGAQQRVSEKTLETLFAGQRLANRRPIGTPETLGAATGETVQAFHARWYRPENAVVVAVGDVDPLLLAKLIETYFGDWQGEGPLTPAPDFGDPIPLAGSSGGTTVGELAVITEPDMPRSLTYAVMRPWRPVQDTVVYNEGLMIEAIAQAIINRRLETRARSGGSFLYAQVQQDDISRSADATIISFAPLGGDWNAALADVRGVVADALATPPSQEEIDREVAEFDIAFASEVEQSRVTAGGRLADNIVRAVDIRETVASAQVALDIFRGTNPRFNPAEVFAATQKLFEGDVVRGVYVTPVSGEAEEAALRLALARDTSPDENARLANRTISFDELPAIGPIGTILERKDIGLLDIEQLTFANGVNVILWSNNDEPGRVSAKVRFGAGYRAFEAEDAPYVSLGEIALVSSGLGEIDENDLDRLANGRKMGFDFSIEDAVFTFTAQTRSEDVQDQLYLFAAKLGMPRWDPNPVLRAKAAAEIGYASYSSSPASMISRDLDYLLRDKDERWATSTPEMMAKVTPEGFREVWEPRLKEGAVEVLVFGEFDREAVVQTLRETFGALPARMPLTPEIANRLPAFPAPDAPTEVLAHRGDANQAAAVIAWPTGGGTIRLRESRQLEILTEIFNNRLMDALREKLGASYAPQAISRWPADIPQGGTIMALAQLEPQDVPVFFAEANQIAKDLAETTLTEEEIARATQPLGQLYSRAATSNFFWLLQLEGASTDPKRVKLVPTLIRDYSSTRPEIMQLLARRYLAARPGWQLAVIPHGQELAETTPTIRPAAPAVMGR, from the coding sequence ATGAAATCAATTGCCGGCGCATTTGGCGCAATCATTCTTCTTTCAACTCCGGTTGTGTTCGCCTCTGAGCTCTTGGCTCAGGATATTGCGGCAAAGCAGCAATCCGCGCCTGATCCGCAATTCCTTCAGGCGGAAGACGAAACACCGTGGCTGTATGAAGGCAGCAATGTTCCGGTGGACCGCGAATGGCAGTTCGGCGAGATCGACAATGGCTTGCGCTATGCAGTGCGCAACAATGGCGTTCCGCCGGGTCAGGTTTCGATCCGCGTTCGCATCGATGCTGGCTCCTTGCATGAAGAAGATAGCGAGCAGGGATTTGCGCATTTGCTAGAGCATATGCTGTTCCGTGAAAGCAAATACCTTGGTGAGGGCGAAGCGATCCCTCGCTGGCAGCGGCTGGGCGCGACGCTGGGGCATGACACCAATGCGAGCACCAGCCCCACTGCTACGGTCTACAACATCAATTTGCCCGCATTTACCCCAGCGAATCTTGAAGAGAGCTTCAAATTGCTGTCGGGCATGATCCGCGAACCTGTGTTGAGCGATGCCAATGTTGCAGCAGAGGTGCCGATCGTGCTCGCCGAAATGCGCGAGCAGGGCGGGGCGCAGCAAAGGGTCAGTGAGAAAACGCTGGAAACGCTGTTTGCAGGACAACGCCTGGCCAACCGTCGACCGATTGGCACGCCGGAAACGCTGGGCGCAGCAACGGGCGAGACTGTTCAGGCCTTCCATGCGCGCTGGTATCGGCCCGAGAACGCCGTGGTAGTTGCGGTGGGCGATGTTGATCCGCTGCTCCTGGCTAAACTGATCGAAACCTATTTCGGAGATTGGCAGGGGGAGGGGCCGTTGACCCCTGCTCCCGACTTTGGCGATCCGATCCCGCTGGCTGGGTCAAGCGGCGGTACGACGGTGGGCGAGCTTGCCGTCATTACAGAGCCGGACATGCCGCGCAGCCTGACTTATGCAGTGATGCGCCCGTGGCGCCCGGTGCAAGACACCGTGGTCTACAACGAAGGCCTGATGATCGAAGCCATTGCGCAGGCGATCATCAATCGCCGACTTGAGACCCGCGCACGCAGCGGGGGAAGCTTCCTCTATGCGCAAGTCCAGCAAGACGACATTTCCCGCTCTGCCGATGCGACGATTATCAGCTTCGCGCCTTTGGGTGGGGACTGGAACGCAGCCCTGGCCGATGTTCGCGGCGTGGTCGCGGATGCATTGGCTACACCGCCCAGCCAGGAAGAGATCGACCGCGAGGTCGCTGAATTCGACATCGCCTTTGCCAGCGAGGTCGAGCAATCCCGCGTGACTGCAGGCGGGCGGCTGGCTGACAATATCGTGCGCGCGGTTGATATTCGCGAGACGGTTGCTTCGGCGCAGGTTGCGCTCGACATCTTTCGCGGGACCAATCCGCGTTTCAACCCCGCTGAAGTTTTCGCTGCAACGCAAAAGCTGTTCGAGGGCGACGTTGTTCGCGGCGTCTATGTAACACCTGTTAGTGGCGAAGCCGAAGAGGCAGCTTTGCGTTTGGCTTTGGCCCGCGACACATCGCCCGATGAGAATGCGCGTTTGGCCAACAGGACAATCTCATTCGACGAATTGCCTGCGATTGGGCCGATCGGGACGATTCTCGAGCGCAAGGACATTGGCCTGCTGGACATTGAGCAGCTGACATTTGCCAATGGTGTGAATGTCATCTTGTGGTCGAACAATGACGAGCCCGGCCGCGTGTCGGCCAAGGTTCGGTTTGGCGCGGGCTATCGCGCATTCGAGGCCGAAGACGCACCTTATGTTTCGCTCGGCGAAATCGCGCTTGTATCCTCGGGTCTGGGCGAGATTGACGAAAATGATCTCGATCGTCTCGCAAACGGTCGCAAAATGGGCTTCGATTTCTCGATCGAAGACGCAGTCTTCACATTCACGGCGCAAACCCGTTCCGAAGATGTGCAAGATCAACTTTATCTGTTCGCGGCCAAACTGGGCATGCCGCGCTGGGATCCCAACCCGGTCTTGCGCGCCAAGGCTGCAGCAGAGATCGGTTATGCGTCCTACTCATCCAGCCCGGCTTCCATGATCTCGCGCGATTTGGATTACCTCTTGCGTGACAAGGATGAACGGTGGGCCACATCGACACCGGAAATGATGGCAAAGGTAACACCGGAGGGCTTCCGCGAGGTGTGGGAGCCTCGCCTTAAAGAAGGGGCGGTTGAAGTTTTGGTATTCGGCGAATTTGACCGCGAAGCTGTGGTCCAGACATTGCGCGAAACCTTTGGTGCCTTGCCAGCGCGCATGCCGTTGACGCCGGAAATCGCCAATCGATTGCCAGCATTCCCCGCACCTGACGCGCCGACCGAGGTGTTGGCTCATCGCGGCGATGCCAACCAGGCCGCAGCGGTCATCGCTTGGCCCACTGGAGGCGGCACTATTCGTCTGCGCGAATCTCGCCAGCTCGAAATCCTGACAGAGATATTCAACAATCGCCTGATGGATGCGCTGCGAGAGAAGTTGGGCGCTAGCTATGCGCCGCAAGCTATCTCTCGCTGGCCGGCCGACATCCCGCAAGGCGGGACAATCATGGCTCTGGCTCAGCTGGAGCCGCAAGATGTTCCAGTGTTCTTCGCTGAGGCTAACCAGATCGCAAAGGATCTGGCCGAAACAACACTGACAGAAGAGGAAATCGCGCGCGCCACGCAGCCATTGGGGCAACTCTACAGCAGGGCGGCGACCAGCAACTTTTTCTGGCTGCTGCAATTGGAAGGTGCCAGCACTGATCCAAAGCGGGTAAAGCTGGTACCAACCTTGATCCGAGACTATTCCAGCACGCGGCCTGAAATAATGCAATTGCTAGCGCGACGTTATCTGGCGGCGCGTCCCGGATGGCAATTGGCGGTGATTCCGCACGGGCAGGAATTGGCGGAAACTACGCCTACAATCCGGCCAGCGGCGCCTGCTGTAATGGGCCGATAG